From Rhodamnia argentea isolate NSW1041297 chromosome 10, ASM2092103v1, whole genome shotgun sequence, a single genomic window includes:
- the LOC115726423 gene encoding 60S ribosomal protein L21-2-like codes for MPAGHGVRCRTRDSFSRPFRKKGYIALTTYLRTYKIGDYVDVKVNGAVHKGMPHKFYHGRTGRIWNVTKHAIGVEVNKQVGNRIIRKRIHVRIEHVQPSRCTEEIRMRKIQNDKLKAEAKARGEKISTKRQPEGPKPGFMVEGATLETVTPIPYDVVNDLKGGY; via the exons ATGCCGGCGGGTCACGGCGTGAGGTGCCGGACGCGGGACTCGTTCTCGAGGCCGTTCAGGAAGAAGGGGTACATCGCCTTGACGACCTACCTCAGGACCTACAAGATTGGCGACTACGTCGACGTCAAGGTCAACGGCGCCGTCCACAAGGGCATGCCCCACAAGTTCTACCACGGACGCACTGGCCGCATCTGGAACGTGACCAAGCATGCCATCGGCGTCGAGGTCAACAAGCAG GTGGGCAACAGAATAATCAGGAAAAGGATCCACGTGCGCATTGAACATGTTCAGCCTTCAAGATGCACGGAGGAAATCCGTATGAGAAAGATCCAGAACGATAAGCTGAAAGCTGAGGCCAAGGCAAGAGGCGAGAAAATCAGCACCAAGAGGCAGCCGGAGGGCCCCAAACCGGGATTCATGGTGGAGGGAGCAACCCTCGAAACTGTTACTCCTATCCCGTATGATGTCGTAAACGACCTTAAGGGTGGTTACTAG